In Lepus europaeus isolate LE1 chromosome 22, mLepTim1.pri, whole genome shotgun sequence, the following are encoded in one genomic region:
- the LOC133751259 gene encoding elongation factor 1-alpha 1-like gives MGKEKTHINIVIIGHVDSGKSTTTGHLIYKCGGIDKRTIENFEKEAAEMGKGSFKYAWVLDKLKAKHEHGITIDISLWKFETSKYYMTITDAPGHRDFIKNMITGTFQADCAILIVATGVGEFEAGISKNGQTHEHALLAYTLGVKLIVGVNKMDSTEPPYSQKRYKEIVKEVSTYIKKIGYNPDTVAFVPISGWNGDNMLEPSANMPWFKGWKVTHKDGNASGTTLLEALDCILPPTRPTDKPLHLPLQDVYKIGGIGTVPVGRVETGVLKPGMVVTFSPVNVTTEVKSVKMHHEALSEALPGDNVGFNVKNVSVKDVHCGNVAGDSKNDPPMEAAGFTAQVITLNHPGQISAGYAPVLDCHTAHIACKFAELKEKIDRHSGKKLEDGPKFLKSGDAAIVDMVPGKPMCVESFSDYPPLGHFTVRDMRQMVVVGVIKAVDKKVAGAGKVTKSAQKARKAK, from the coding sequence atgggaaaggaaaagaCTCACATCAACATCGTCATCATTGGCCATGTAGATTCGGGCAAGTCCACCACCACTGGCCATCTGATCTACAAATGTGGTGGCATCGACAAAAGAACCATTGAAAATTTTGAGAAGGAGGCTGCCGAGATGGGAAAGGGCTCCTTCAAGTATGCCTGGGTCTTGGATAAACTGAAAGCCAAGCATGAGCATGGTATCACCATTGACATCTCCCTGTGGAAATTTGAGACCAGCAAGTATTACATGACTATCACTGATGCCCCAGGACACAGAGACTTCATCAAAAATATGATTACAGGCACATTTCAGGCTGACTGTGCCATTCTGATTGTTGCTACTGGTGTCGGGGAATTTGAAGCTGGTATATCCAAGAATGGGCAGACCCATGAGCATGCCCTTCTGGCTTACACACTGGGTGTGAAACTAATTGTTGGTGTTAACAAGATGGATTCCACTGAGCCACCCTACAGCCAGAAGAGATACAAGGAAATCGTTAAGGAAGTCAGCACCTACATTAAGAAAATTGGCTACAACCCTGACACAGTAGCATTTGTACCAATTTCCGGTTGGAACGGTGACAACATGCTGGAGCCAAGTGCTAATATGCCGTGGTTCAAGGGATGGAAAGTCACCCACAAAGATGGCAATGCCAGTGGAACCACACTGCTTGAAGCGCTGGATTGCATCCTTCCACCAACTAGACCAACTGACAAGCCTCTGCATCTGCCCCTACAGGATGTCTACAAAATTGGTGGAATTGGCACTGTCCCTGTGGGCCGAGTGGAGACTGGTGTTCTCAAACCTGGCATGGTGGTAACTTTTTCTCCTGTCAATGTCACAACTGAAGTCAAGTCTGTCAAAATGCACCATGAAGCTTTGAGTGAAGCTCTTCCTGGGGACAATGTGGGCTTCAATGTCAAGAACGTGTCTGTCAAAGATGTTCATTGTGGCAACGTTGCTGGTGACAGCAAAAATGACCCACCAATGGAAGCAGCTGGCTTCACTGCTCAGGTGATCACCCTGAACCATCCAGGTCAGATCAGTGCTGGGTATGCCCCTGTACTGGATTGTCACACAGCTCACATTGCTTGCAAGTTTGCTGAGCTGAAGGAAAAGATTGATCGTCATTCTGGAAAGAAGTTGGAAGATGGCCCtaaattcttgaaatctggtgatGCTGCCATTGTTGATATGGTTCCTGGCAAGCCCATGTGTGTTGAGAGCTTCTCTGACTATCCTCCTCTGGGTCATTTCACTGTCCGTGATATGAGACAGATGGTTGTTGTGGGTGTGATCAAAGCAGTGGACAAGAAGGTTGCTGGAGCTGGCAAGGTCACCAAGTCTGCCCAGAAAGCTCGGAAGGCTAAATGA